Proteins found in one Mytilus edulis chromosome 2, xbMytEdul2.2, whole genome shotgun sequence genomic segment:
- the LOC139511093 gene encoding LOW QUALITY PROTEIN: dipeptidase 1-like (The sequence of the model RefSeq protein was modified relative to this genomic sequence to represent the inferred CDS: inserted 2 bases in 1 codon; deleted 1 base in 1 codon; substituted 1 base at 1 genomic stop codon), producing MDQVDVIHTFVNKYDDTFELVTTAQGILDAYLLRNIIASLIGLEGGHXSLGVLRSFYSLGVRYMTLTHRCDTAWADNWKQDXNLTGSRRGLSPFGEIVVKEMNRIGMLIDLAHVAKQTMIDAIKTLAAPVIFSHSSAFEKCQHYRNVQNDVLEMVKNNTGLVMVNYFKDGYVRKGCLPINAKESTIQHAIDHINYIKDYIGVEYVGIGADYDGLPSLPVSLEDVSKYPDLFAKLRQG from the exons ATGGACCAAGTTGATGTGATCCATACATTTGTTAATAAGTATGATGACACCTTTGAACTAGTGACAACTGCACAAG GTATACTTGACGCATACCTCTTAAGGAACATAATTGCGAGTCTGATTGGTTTAGAAGGTGGTCA ATCATTGGGTGTTTTGCGGTCATTTTATTCATTAGGAGTTAGATATATGACACTAACTCACAGGTGTGACACTGCATG GGCAGATAACTGGAAGCAAGATTGAAACCTGACCGGTTCACGACGTGGTTTGTCGCCATTTGGAGAG ATTGTTGTCAAAGAAATGAACCGCATTGGCATGCTAATAGACCTGGCGCATGTAGCAAAACAGACGATGATTGACGCCATTAAAACATTAGCTGCACCGGTCATCTTCAGTCATTCGTCAGCTTTTGAAAAATGTCAGCACTACCGAAATGTACAGAACGATGTTTTAGAGATGGTG AAAAACAATACTGGTTTAGTCATggttaat tattttaaagacgGCTACGTGAGGAAAGGATGCCTTCCTATAAATGCCAAAGAATCAACCATACAGCACGCGATTg atCACATAAATTACATCAAAGACTATATTGGTGTAGAATATGTGGGTATTGGTGCAGATTATGACGGACTTCCAAG ccTACCTGTTAGTTTAGAAGATGTATCTAAGTATCCGGATTTGTTTGCAAAACTCAGACAAGGTTGA